The sequence CGTCAGGAGGACCGGATCGTCGTCCCCGCTGTCGACCACGCCGAACCCGTCCAGATACGCCCCGCCGTGACGCGCCGCCCGCGCGTCCCTCCCCGGTCCGTCCGGACTCCCGGGCGCGGCCGCCCCGGGGGCGTCACGGCCCCCGGGGGCGCCCGCTCCGGGGCCGTGCTCCTCGGGGGCGGCGGGCTCGTCCCGGGCCGCCCCGTTCCCGCTACGTCCGCTCCGCTTGGCACTCCTCGTCATGACGGGATCCCTCCACCGGCCGGGCCGGATTTCCGCGTGTGGGCCCAGTCTGCTGACGGCTCCGGGAGACCGCCACCCCGGCCAGGCACAGCACCCCGCCGACGATGCCGAGCGGGGTCGGCACCTCGTCCAGCAGCACCCATGCCATCCCCACGACGAGCGCCGGGACCGCGTACGTGGTCGCGCCCATCCTCCCCGCGGTGGTCCGGGCCAGCGCGTAGCCCCAGGTGGTGAAGGCGAGCGCGGTCGGGAAGACGCCCAGGTAGACCATGTTCAGGGTGGCGGACAGCGGGGCGTCGGCGGCCTCGGAGACCAGCACCCCGGTGAACGGCAGACAGGCGACGGCCCCGGTCAGGCAGCCGAAGGTGTTGATCTGGAGCGAGGAACCGTGCGCGAGGGCCGGCTTCTGGCTCACCACGCCCGCCGCGTACGCCACGGCGGCCAGCAGGCACAGCACCACGCCCAGGACGGAGGAGCCGCCGTCCCCGGACATCGCGAGCCCCACCACGACCGCACCCGCGAACGAGACGCCCATCCCCAGCAGCAGCCGGCGCGGCAGCCCTTCGCCGAGCATCCGGGCACCGAGCAGGGCGATCAGGATGGGCCCGATGTTCACGAGCATCGCGGCCGTTCCGGCGTCGACCTCCTGCTCGCCCCAGTTCAGGGCGACCATGTACAGCCCGAACCACAGCACCCCCGAGGTGATGATCCCGGGCCAGGCTCCGCGCCCCGGGAGCCCTTCCCGGCGGACGGCCAGGATCGTCCCGAGCGCGAGCGTGCCCGCCAGCAGCCGGCCCAGGGCCAGCGCGCCGGGGGAGTAGGCCTCGCCCGCGCTGCGGATGGAGACGAAGGCGGAGGCCCACAGCACGACCGTGGTGCAGGCGGCGGCGCCGGCCCGCCGGCGGTGGGCCGGCGGGGAGACGGAGAGGGGGGCCGGGTTCGTCGTCATGGCCACGACCGTAAGGCCGAAACGTTTCGCTCCCCACCGAAGGGCCGGTCCCCGTCAACCGGCGCGCCGTGGCAGCGTGTCCGGCGTGCGAGGGCGGAACCGGAACGGTGGTACGGGGCGCCCCGGCCGTGTCCGGAAAGCGGTGGCGCAGACCGGTCCGGGCGCCGGTTCCGTCCCCGAGCGGGTGCTCCGCCCGGCGTGCGTCACGGTCGGTCCTGCGCCGCCCGGACCGTCGCCGCGTCGCCGGACGCCGGACGCGTGTACTGCTCGTACTGGATCGCCAGCCCCTCCAGCAGCGCCCGCAGCCCCGTCTCGAAGGCCCCTTCGTCGACCTGGCGGCGGTGGTCGGCCAGCAGGTGGGCCTGGCCGAGGTGCGGGTAGTCGGCGGGGTCGTAGGCGGTCTCGTCGTCGACGAAGCCCCCGGCGAAGGAGCCCAGCGCCGAACCGGTGATGAAGTACCGCATCAGCGCCCCGATCCGGGTCGCCTGCGCGGGCGGCCAGCCCGCCCCGACCATCGCCCCGAACACCGCGTCGGCCACCCGCAGCCCCACCGGGCGGCGTCCGGGGCCCCGGGCGAGGACCGGGACGATGTGCGGATGCGCGGCGAGGGCCGCCCGGTAGGACAGCGCCCAGTCGTGCAGGGCCTCCCGCCAGTCGCGCGGATCCGCCTCCTCGAACATCGACAGGTCGACCTGGGCGGAGACCGCGTCGGCGACGGCGTCGAGGATCTCCTCCTTGTTGCGGAAGTGGTTGTAGAGCGAGGGGCCGCTCACCCCCAGGACGGCCGCCAGGCGACGGGTGGAGACGGCGTCGAGGCCCTCGGCGTCCACGAGCGCGCTCGCCGCTTCGACGATGCGGTCTCTGCTGAGGAGGGGCTTGCGCGGTCGGGCCATGCGGCTCATAGTAGGCCCTGCGAACCAGAAACTAGCAGTGCTAATTAAGCGATCGTCGGAAGCGGGGTGGCGCACGATGGACCTGGCGCTCAGCGTGGAGCAGGAAGCCGTCCGGAAACTGGCCGAGGACTTCGTCGCCCGGGAGGTCGCCCCGCACGTCGTCGCGTGGGACCGGGCCGAGAGTGTCGACAGGTCGATCGTGAAGAAGCTCGGCGGCCTCGGCTTCCTCGGGCTGACGGTCCCCGAGGAGTACGGCGGCTCCGGCGGCGACCACCTGTCCTACTGCCTGGTCACCGAGGAGCTGGGGCGCGGCGACTCCTCGGTGCGCGGCATCGTCTCGGTGTCGCTCGGCCTCGTCGCCAAGACGATCGCGTCCTGGGGGAGCGAGGAGCAGAAGCGCGCCTGGCTTCCCGCGCTGACGGCGGGCGAGGCGATCGGCTGCTTCGGCCTCACCGAGCCCGGTACCGGCTCCGATGCCGGGAACCTCGTCACCAGGGCCGTCTGCGACGGCGGTGACTACGTCATCAACGGCACCAAGATGTTCATCACCAACGGCACCTGGGCCGATGTCGTCCTGCTCTTCGCGCGGACGGGCGACGCCCCCGGCCACCGCGGCGTCTCCGCCTTCCTCGTCCCCGCCGACACCCCCGGACTCACCCGGCGCACCGTCCACGGCAAGCTGGGCCTGCGCGGCCAGGCCACCGCCGAACTGGCCCTCCAGGACGTCCGGATACCGGCATCCTGCCTCCTCGGCCCCGAGGGCAAGGGCTTCTCCATCGCCATGTCCGCCCTCGCCAAGGGGCGCATGTCGGTCGCGGCGGGCTGTGTCGGCATCGCCCAGGCCGCCCTGGACGCGGCCGTGCGCTACGCCGGTGAGCGCGAGCAGTTCGGCAAGGCCATCGCCCGCCACCAGCTCGTCCAGGAGCTGCTGAGCGACATCGCCGTGGACGTGGACGCCGCCCGGCTGCTGACCTGGCGGGTGGCCGATCTGGTCGACCGGGGCCAGGACTTCGCCACCGCCGCCTCGAAGGCCAAGCTGTACGCCTCCGAGGCCGCCGTCCGCTGCGCCAACAACGCCCTCCAGGTCTTCGGCGGCTACGGCTACATCGACGAGTACCCGGTCGGCAAGCTGCTGCGGGACGCCCGCGTGATGACGCTCTACGAAGGCACCAGCCAGATCCAGAAGCTCATCATCGGCCGGGCGCTCACCGGGGTCTCCGCCTTCTGACCGGCGTCCGTGTCCTCTGGCCGCCCGCACGCGTACGGGTGTCGCTCTCGTACGGGTGTCTGAGTACCTGCCTGATCCGGCCTGAGTACGGACGCGGATGTGGCGTGCGCCACGCCGGCGGAAGCTGGACCCATGAGTGACACGACATCGGTCAAGCAGCAGAGCACCGCCGCCTTCTACCTCCAGGCCGTGGCCTCCTTCATGGTGGCCATCGGCGCGGTCGCCTTCGGCATCTTCTTCCTCGACGCCGACGCCTGGGTGCGCGGATTCCTCGCCATCGGCGTGCTCTACCTGGTCACGTCCTGCTTCACGCTCGCCAAGGTGATCAGGGACCGCCAGGAGGCCGGACAGATCCACAGCCGGGTCGACCAGGCCCGGCTGGACAAGATCCTCGCCGAGCACGACCCGTTCCAGAAGCTCTGACCGCGCACCGTCGGCGCGGACCTCTCCTCCGGACACTCCCTAAGCGCTTGCTCAGGTTCGGGGTATGGTGTTCGTCCTGTTGACGGAGAGGGGCCTGGGCGATGTGTGCGGCGGAGGAGACGAGCGGCGAGGACACGCCGTGGGGCGAGGTCACTCCCGAGGCGGCCAGGCGGCTCCTCGTCGCCGCCGTGGAAGCCTTCGCCGAGCGCGGGTACCACGCGACCACCACCCGTGACATCGCCGGCCGGGCCGGGATGAGCCCGGCCGCGCTCTACATCCACTTCAAGACCAAGGAAGAGCTGCTCCACCGGATCAGCAAGATCGGTCACGAGCGGGCGCTGTACGTCCTCGACACCGAGGCGGACCGGGACGGCACGGCCGCCGAACGGCTCGCCGGAGCCGTCCGCTCCTTCGTCCGCTGGCACGCGGAGCGCCACACCACCGCCCGGGTCGTGCAGTACGAGCTCGACGCGCTGGGCGAGGAGCACCGCACCGAGATCGTCGCGCTGCGGCGCAGGAGTGACGCGGTGGTGCGCCGGATCATCGGGGAAGGGGTGCGCGACGGCGAGTTCGACGTCCCCGACGTCCCCGGCACCACGCTGGCGGTGCTCTCCCTCTG is a genomic window of Streptomyces sp. YPW6 containing:
- a CDS encoding DMT family transporter; this encodes MTTNPAPLSVSPPAHRRRAGAAACTTVVLWASAFVSIRSAGEAYSPGALALGRLLAGTLALGTILAVRREGLPGRGAWPGIITSGVLWFGLYMVALNWGEQEVDAGTAAMLVNIGPILIALLGARMLGEGLPRRLLLGMGVSFAGAVVVGLAMSGDGGSSVLGVVLCLLAAVAYAAGVVSQKPALAHGSSLQINTFGCLTGAVACLPFTGVLVSEAADAPLSATLNMVYLGVFPTALAFTTWGYALARTTAGRMGATTYAVPALVVGMAWVLLDEVPTPLGIVGGVLCLAGVAVSRSRQQTGPTRGNPARPVEGSRHDEECQAERT
- a CDS encoding TetR/AcrR family transcriptional regulator C-terminal domain-containing protein; its protein translation is MARPRKPLLSRDRIVEAASALVDAEGLDAVSTRRLAAVLGVSGPSLYNHFRNKEEILDAVADAVSAQVDLSMFEEADPRDWREALHDWALSYRAALAAHPHIVPVLARGPGRRPVGLRVADAVFGAMVGAGWPPAQATRIGALMRYFITGSALGSFAGGFVDDETAYDPADYPHLGQAHLLADHRRQVDEGAFETGLRALLEGLAIQYEQYTRPASGDAATVRAAQDRP
- a CDS encoding acyl-CoA dehydrogenase family protein, with translation MDLALSVEQEAVRKLAEDFVAREVAPHVVAWDRAESVDRSIVKKLGGLGFLGLTVPEEYGGSGGDHLSYCLVTEELGRGDSSVRGIVSVSLGLVAKTIASWGSEEQKRAWLPALTAGEAIGCFGLTEPGTGSDAGNLVTRAVCDGGDYVINGTKMFITNGTWADVVLLFARTGDAPGHRGVSAFLVPADTPGLTRRTVHGKLGLRGQATAELALQDVRIPASCLLGPEGKGFSIAMSALAKGRMSVAAGCVGIAQAALDAAVRYAGEREQFGKAIARHQLVQELLSDIAVDVDAARLLTWRVADLVDRGQDFATAASKAKLYASEAAVRCANNALQVFGGYGYIDEYPVGKLLRDARVMTLYEGTSQIQKLIIGRALTGVSAF
- a CDS encoding YiaA/YiaB family inner membrane protein; protein product: MSDTTSVKQQSTAAFYLQAVASFMVAIGAVAFGIFFLDADAWVRGFLAIGVLYLVTSCFTLAKVIRDRQEAGQIHSRVDQARLDKILAEHDPFQKL
- a CDS encoding TetR/AcrR family transcriptional regulator, which produces MCAAEETSGEDTPWGEVTPEAARRLLVAAVEAFAERGYHATTTRDIAGRAGMSPAALYIHFKTKEELLHRISKIGHERALYVLDTEADRDGTAAERLAGAVRSFVRWHAERHTTARVVQYELDALGEEHRTEIVALRRRSDAVVRRIIGEGVRDGEFDVPDVPGTTLAVLSLCIDVARWFNAQGSRTPDEVGELYAGLVLRMVGARQAAV